From Amycolatopsis cihanbeyliensis, a single genomic window includes:
- a CDS encoding neutral zinc metallopeptidase, whose translation MQQNEVVRNRPMLMLVSLLALAALTTSGCAERIPGSARQSTTLLLDHVQRGTTSLVPSDFVRGSDGGEIDTLAATVITEVRAFWRREYPSVFGEPWRELEGGFVSVDTADAGAPPPPCTQSASDVEGNAYYCPAEDVIVWDRAALLPVLTERYGAGAVMLVLAHEIGHAVQARAGVTGRSGRADPRLYPTIVLESMADCYAGAFLRWVVDGDSGHLRLAEDELDAALRALITFRDPIGTDNSEQGAHGDAFDRVSAFQDGYQAGTGPCSRITAENRTFTQRAFTSAGDLERGGNLPLQDLLAAMTEDLDAYFTGIVGTTGAPWSPPELGEVPTEPRCTRGGQGGIAYCPDAKAVRVHTEGMLGEVHAGIGDYAAGTLLASRYALGAWQATGHPLTGRKAQRGALCLAGAYTGSLLRPQRDFTVSPGDLGEAVQLLLLYDYPARDVDGGSLTTGFARIAAFRAGVTAGAGGCGLG comes from the coding sequence ATGCAGCAGAATGAGGTGGTGCGCAACCGGCCGATGCTGATGCTGGTGTCCCTGCTCGCGCTCGCGGCGCTGACCACGTCCGGATGCGCCGAGCGGATACCCGGCTCGGCGCGGCAGAGCACGACCCTGCTCCTCGACCACGTGCAGCGGGGCACGACCTCCCTGGTGCCATCCGACTTCGTGCGGGGCAGCGATGGGGGCGAGATCGACACGCTGGCCGCGACGGTGATCACCGAGGTCCGGGCCTTCTGGCGGCGCGAGTACCCTTCCGTGTTCGGTGAACCCTGGCGGGAGCTCGAAGGGGGCTTCGTCTCGGTGGACACCGCCGACGCGGGCGCCCCACCGCCGCCCTGCACCCAGTCCGCGTCCGACGTCGAGGGCAATGCCTACTACTGCCCGGCGGAGGACGTGATCGTGTGGGACCGCGCCGCGCTGCTGCCGGTGCTCACCGAGCGGTACGGGGCGGGCGCGGTGATGCTGGTGCTCGCGCACGAGATCGGGCACGCCGTACAGGCCAGGGCCGGGGTGACCGGTCGGTCCGGGCGCGCCGACCCGCGGCTGTATCCGACGATCGTGCTCGAGTCGATGGCCGACTGCTACGCGGGGGCGTTCCTGCGCTGGGTGGTCGACGGCGACTCCGGGCACCTGCGGCTCGCCGAGGACGAGCTGGACGCGGCGCTGCGCGCATTGATCACCTTCCGGGACCCGATCGGTACCGACAACAGCGAGCAGGGGGCGCACGGCGACGCCTTCGACCGGGTGTCGGCTTTCCAGGACGGGTACCAGGCGGGCACGGGGCCGTGTTCCCGGATCACCGCGGAGAACCGCACCTTCACCCAGCGCGCGTTCACCAGTGCCGGTGACCTGGAACGCGGGGGGAACCTGCCGCTTCAGGACCTGCTGGCTGCGATGACCGAGGACCTGGACGCGTACTTCACCGGGATCGTCGGCACGACGGGTGCCCCGTGGTCGCCGCCGGAGCTCGGCGAGGTGCCGACCGAACCGCGTTGCACCCGCGGCGGGCAGGGCGGAATCGCCTACTGCCCGGACGCGAAGGCGGTGCGGGTGCACACCGAGGGGATGCTCGGCGAGGTGCACGCGGGGATCGGTGACTACGCCGCGGGGACACTGCTGGCCAGCCGGTACGCACTCGGCGCATGGCAGGCGACCGGGCATCCACTCACCGGCAGGAAGGCGCAGCGCGGCGCGCTGTGCCTCGCCGGCGCCTACACCGGCTCGCTGCTGCGACCGCAGCGCGACTTCACCGTCTCCCCCGGTGACCTCGGCGAGGCGGTGCAGCTCCTGCTCCTCTACGACTACCCGGCCCGGGACGTCGACGGCGGCTCGCTGACCACCGGGTTCGCCCGGATCGCCGCGTTCCGGGCCGGGGTGACCGCCGGGGCGGGCGGCTGCGGTCTCGGTTGA
- a CDS encoding neutral zinc metallopeptidase: MSLAARRRSRLVGFLAVATLGVGTACGGESTEGQAQTPGDVAGLPVTHFESGLKADAPQPDLDVRNATDGEEDRIAIASIADVSEYWAQQLPANFQQEFEPVQELLSYDPEGKDFRTCGASTSDAAMNAFYCPPEDLVAWDRGLLLPLLHERFGPMAIVTVLGHEFGHAVQHRLGDKAGITGSTKTIVKEQQADCFTGSYFRWMAEGRSTYFEVSTSEGLNQVLASLFFIRDEPGQSARSRGAHGTAFDRTYAFQLGFEQGAVECAGIDQASIDARITEQPFHPGDREKGDSSLDRELIGHLQESLDKAFKGAGVQGPTIVDEGGSCPNGPSTPPASYCPDSNTVNIDLATLRELAQPVDRRAEFKGKETTGMGDFAALAEIASRYTQGIQKGVGASLENAGAGLRTSCLVGAWAGAANREGATLRLSSGDLDEAIAELLQPRSLIAADLEGNQVANGFERVESLRVGYLQGSAPCTQQYG; this comes from the coding sequence ATGAGTTTGGCAGCACGGCGGCGTTCGAGGCTGGTCGGGTTTCTCGCCGTGGCGACCCTCGGTGTCGGCACGGCCTGCGGTGGCGAGAGCACGGAAGGCCAGGCACAGACCCCGGGTGACGTGGCGGGCCTGCCGGTCACGCACTTCGAGAGCGGGCTGAAGGCGGACGCGCCACAGCCGGACCTGGATGTCCGCAACGCCACCGACGGCGAGGAGGACCGGATCGCCATCGCGTCGATCGCCGACGTGAGCGAGTACTGGGCACAGCAGCTCCCGGCGAACTTCCAGCAGGAGTTCGAACCGGTGCAGGAACTGCTGTCCTACGATCCGGAGGGCAAGGACTTCCGGACCTGCGGCGCGTCGACCTCCGACGCCGCGATGAACGCGTTCTACTGCCCGCCGGAGGACCTGGTCGCCTGGGACCGCGGGCTGCTGCTGCCGCTGCTGCACGAGCGGTTCGGCCCGATGGCGATCGTGACCGTGCTGGGCCACGAGTTCGGGCACGCCGTGCAGCACCGGCTGGGGGACAAGGCGGGTATCACCGGCTCGACCAAGACGATCGTGAAGGAGCAGCAGGCCGACTGCTTCACCGGCAGCTACTTCCGCTGGATGGCCGAGGGCAGGAGCACGTATTTCGAGGTCTCCACGTCCGAGGGCCTGAACCAGGTACTCGCCTCGCTGTTCTTCATCCGGGACGAGCCGGGCCAGTCGGCGCGCTCCCGCGGCGCGCACGGCACGGCGTTCGACCGCACCTATGCCTTCCAGCTCGGCTTCGAGCAGGGCGCCGTGGAGTGCGCGGGGATCGACCAGGCGAGTATCGACGCGCGGATCACTGAGCAGCCGTTCCATCCCGGGGACAGGGAGAAGGGGGACAGCAGCCTGGACCGGGAGCTGATCGGCCACTTGCAGGAGAGCCTGGACAAGGCCTTCAAGGGCGCCGGGGTGCAGGGGCCGACGATCGTGGACGAGGGTGGTTCCTGCCCGAACGGCCCGAGCACGCCACCCGCCTCGTACTGCCCGGACAGCAACACCGTGAACATCGACCTGGCCACGCTCAGGGAACTCGCGCAGCCGGTGGACCGCAGGGCGGAGTTCAAGGGCAAGGAGACCACCGGGATGGGCGACTTCGCCGCGCTCGCCGAGATCGCCTCGCGCTACACGCAGGGCATCCAGAAGGGAGTCGGCGCCTCACTGGAGAACGCGGGCGCGGGGCTGCGGACCTCCTGCCTGGTCGGAGCCTGGGCCGGAGCGGCGAACCGGGAGGGCGCCACACTGCGACTGTCCTCGGGCGACCTGGATGAGGCGATCGCCGAACTGCTCCAGCCGCGCAGCCTGATCGCCGCCGACCTGGAAGGCAACCAGGTGGCCAACGGGTTCGAACGCGTCGAGTCCCTGCGGGTCGGCTACCTCCAGGGCTCCGCCCCCTGCACCCAGCAGTACGGCTGA
- a CDS encoding tetratricopeptide repeat protein, translating into MTHPRGSAGKSATTSAALSGAVDLSGLKSRADTTRQRPSPGGPTAQGQQPAAGGPSVIDVTEATFQAEIVERSMQQLVVVDLWAEWCGPCKQLSPVLEKLATESGGAWVLAKIDVDANPRVSQLFGVQSIPTVVAIAGGQPVDAFSGALPEPKIRQWLDSLLDALKDKLPGAGQAQQEGAEAEQQPEEDPRFTEAEEALDRGDFTAAEDAYQRILDAEPANEQAKAALAQVRFMRRAGEVDPTAVGRADADPKDVAAQLAAADFEVAQNQVDEAFARLIGTVRRTAGDERNQVREHLVGLFELFDSADERVLKARRDLTSALF; encoded by the coding sequence GTGACACACCCACGCGGATCAGCAGGCAAGTCAGCAACCACCTCAGCCGCGCTCTCCGGTGCGGTCGACCTGTCCGGACTCAAGTCGCGCGCGGACACCACGCGGCAGCGGCCGAGTCCCGGAGGGCCCACCGCGCAGGGGCAACAGCCGGCGGCGGGTGGTCCTTCGGTCATCGACGTCACCGAGGCCACGTTCCAGGCCGAGATCGTCGAGCGTTCGATGCAACAGCTGGTCGTAGTCGATCTCTGGGCGGAGTGGTGCGGACCGTGTAAGCAGCTCAGCCCGGTGCTGGAGAAGCTCGCCACCGAGTCGGGCGGCGCCTGGGTGCTCGCCAAGATCGACGTCGACGCCAATCCGCGGGTCTCGCAGCTGTTCGGTGTGCAGTCCATCCCCACGGTCGTGGCGATCGCGGGCGGGCAGCCGGTGGATGCCTTCTCCGGCGCGCTGCCCGAGCCGAAGATCCGGCAGTGGCTGGACTCGCTGCTGGACGCGCTGAAGGACAAGCTGCCCGGCGCGGGCCAGGCCCAGCAGGAGGGTGCCGAGGCCGAGCAGCAGCCGGAGGAGGACCCGCGTTTCACCGAGGCCGAGGAAGCGCTCGACCGCGGTGACTTCACCGCCGCCGAGGACGCCTACCAGCGCATTCTCGATGCCGAGCCGGCCAACGAGCAGGCGAAGGCCGCGCTGGCGCAGGTGCGGTTCATGCGGCGGGCAGGCGAGGTCGATCCCACGGCCGTCGGGCGTGCCGACGCCGATCCGAAGGATGTGGCCGCGCAGCTCGCGGCCGCCGACTTCGAGGTCGCGCAGAACCAGGTCGACGAGGCCTTCGCCCGGCTGATCGGTACGGTCCGGCGAACCGCGGGAGACGAGCGCAACCAGGTCAGGGAACACCTCGTCGGCCTGTTCGAGCTTTTCGACTCCGCCGACGAGCGGGTTCTCAAGGCCCGCCGCGACCTCACCTCCGCTCTCTTCTGA
- a CDS encoding thiamine-binding protein, protein MIVAFSVSPSGQHADGGVSDAVARAVRVVRESGLPNSTNAMFTNIEGEWDEVMDVVKRAVAAAGEGSTRVGLVLKADIRPGYDGQLEAKVDRVERRLAE, encoded by the coding sequence ATGATCGTCGCATTCAGCGTCAGCCCGTCCGGTCAGCATGCCGACGGCGGGGTCAGTGACGCGGTGGCCCGCGCGGTGCGGGTCGTCCGCGAGTCCGGGCTGCCCAATTCGACCAACGCGATGTTCACCAACATCGAGGGCGAGTGGGACGAGGTGATGGACGTGGTCAAGCGGGCCGTTGCGGCCGCGGGGGAGGGCTCGACGCGCGTGGGCCTCGTCCTCAAGGCCGATATCCGGCCCGGCTACGACGGCCAACTCGAGGCCAAGGTGGACCGCGTCGAACGTCGTCTGGCCGAGTAG
- a CDS encoding MarR family winged helix-turn-helix transcriptional regulator, whose protein sequence is MNRPLPFDPIARAAQLWDERIGPSDTMAAVTGIMRVQQIIQSAVDNALKPHGLTFARYEALVLLTFARRSSLPMRVMGERLQLHPTSVTNIVDRLEKDSLVKRMPHPTDRRTTLVEITEDGRSRHRQATTAVTEIDFGLRGLTSRQTVQLTELLTRIRKAAGDFTG, encoded by the coding sequence ATGAACCGCCCGCTGCCATTCGACCCGATCGCCCGCGCCGCCCAGCTGTGGGACGAGCGCATCGGCCCCTCCGACACCATGGCTGCGGTGACCGGAATCATGCGTGTCCAGCAGATCATCCAATCCGCCGTGGACAACGCCTTGAAGCCGCACGGACTCACCTTCGCCCGTTACGAGGCGCTGGTACTGCTCACCTTCGCCCGCAGGTCCAGCCTGCCGATGCGGGTGATGGGCGAACGCCTGCAGTTGCACCCGACCAGCGTGACCAACATCGTCGACCGGCTGGAGAAGGACAGTCTGGTCAAACGGATGCCGCACCCGACCGATCGCCGGACGACCCTGGTCGAGATCACCGAGGACGGCAGGAGCCGGCACCGGCAGGCCACGACCGCGGTGACCGAGATCGACTTCGGCCTGCGCGGCCTCACCTCCCGGCAGACGGTTCAACTCACCGAACTGCTCACCAGGATCCGCAAGGCCGCGGGCGACTTCACCGGGTAG
- a CDS encoding DUF3817 domain-containing protein, giving the protein MSGKAAVVFRVVAVAEAFSWAGLLVGMFLKYVVEFGEGGVPVLGMVHGVMFVLYVLVTLAVFRSLGWRPRTLLLALLASIPPLFTWAFEKWALRSGKLDGPGRHLRGGTGLFVTDLAEPARA; this is encoded by the coding sequence GTGTCCGGTAAGGCCGCTGTCGTGTTCCGTGTCGTCGCCGTCGCCGAGGCGTTCTCCTGGGCGGGTCTGCTCGTCGGGATGTTCCTCAAGTATGTCGTGGAGTTCGGTGAGGGTGGCGTTCCCGTGCTCGGCATGGTGCACGGCGTGATGTTCGTCCTCTATGTACTGGTCACCCTCGCGGTGTTCCGGTCGCTCGGTTGGCGCCCGCGCACCCTGCTGCTGGCGCTGCTTGCCAGCATCCCGCCGCTGTTCACCTGGGCCTTCGAGAAGTGGGCGCTGCGCTCCGGCAAGTTGGACGGTCCCGGGCGGCATCTGCGGGGTGGTACGGGCCTGTTCGTCACGGACCTGGCCGAGCCCGCGCGAGCCTGA
- a CDS encoding LacI family DNA-binding transcriptional regulator, translating into MSDVARLAGVSIKTVSRVVNDEPAVHPDTAERVVAAIEQLGFRRNLGARNLRRGSTTGTVGLIVEDVGNPFYSELNRAVERTAAAFGRQVLTGSSDENRDRERELALEFCSRRVDGMLIVPAGMQHGYLVPEMRAGTPVVFIDRPAGDIVADTVLVDNLGGTVEAVTHLASFGHRRIAFLADSPNIFTAGERLRGFREGCARAGIPFDERLVVMRTPTEQNVGEAVRRLLDGPDAATAVVAGNNRATVHLLRALAHAEGPRPAVVGFDDFELADLLDPPVTVIAHDVGALGESAAELLFARLQGDQSTPRKVVLPVRLVARGSGEVRPSA; encoded by the coding sequence ATGAGCGACGTGGCCAGGCTGGCCGGGGTCAGCATCAAGACGGTGTCCCGGGTGGTCAACGACGAACCCGCGGTACACCCGGACACCGCGGAGCGGGTCGTCGCGGCCATCGAGCAGCTCGGTTTCCGGCGCAATCTCGGTGCTCGCAACCTGCGCAGGGGCTCCACCACCGGCACGGTGGGGCTGATCGTCGAGGACGTGGGCAACCCCTTCTACTCCGAGCTCAACCGCGCCGTGGAGCGCACCGCCGCCGCGTTCGGCAGGCAGGTGCTCACCGGCTCCTCCGACGAGAACCGCGATCGCGAGCGGGAGCTGGCGCTGGAGTTCTGCTCCCGCAGGGTGGACGGCATGCTGATCGTCCCCGCGGGGATGCAGCACGGTTACCTGGTGCCGGAGATGCGCGCGGGCACCCCGGTGGTGTTCATCGACCGTCCTGCGGGTGACATCGTGGCCGACACCGTGCTGGTGGACAACCTCGGCGGCACCGTGGAGGCGGTCACCCACCTCGCCTCCTTCGGCCATCGCCGGATCGCCTTCCTCGCCGACAGCCCGAACATCTTCACCGCGGGCGAGCGCCTTCGCGGCTTCCGGGAGGGCTGCGCGCGCGCCGGCATCCCGTTCGACGAGCGGCTGGTGGTGATGCGCACGCCGACCGAACAGAACGTCGGCGAGGCGGTACGTCGCCTGCTCGATGGCCCGGACGCGGCCACGGCGGTGGTCGCGGGCAACAACCGGGCCACCGTGCACCTGCTGCGCGCGCTCGCGCACGCCGAGGGCCCGCGCCCGGCGGTGGTCGGCTTCGACGACTTCGAGCTCGCCGACCTGCTCGACCCACCGGTCACGGTGATCGCGCACGACGTCGGCGCGCTCGGCGAGTCGGCGGCCGAACTCCTGTTCGCCCGCTTGCAAGGAGATCAGTCCACCCCGAGAAAGGTAGTCCTGCCCGTGCGTCTGGTAGCCCGCGGTTCCGGTGAGGTGCGACCGAGTGCGTAG
- a CDS encoding class I mannose-6-phosphate isomerase, with translation MRSSLEPVALPANQPPQFYRGGEAIAALRGADGDPRAFGPEDWVASTTSLFGQGTAGLSRLPDGRWLRDAVRADPEGWLGAEHAAAFAGSTALLVKLLDAGQRLPVHFHPSDAFARRHFDSHFGKAEAWIVIGTAGEDPRVHAGFRQAHGVAEIEEWVRTQDSPTMLDALNSVPVRPGDTVYIPAGLPHAIGSGVFVVELQQPTDFSLTLEWRDFLAGPDKGHLGLGFATALEALDTSAWDARRLDTLIRRTGAEQETTVNLLAGRASRYFRAEQLRPRGALALDPSFAVLVVLEGSGVLRTERGGKQELARGDTLVVPHGAGETEVEGELTVIRCRPPAPGKEKTDG, from the coding sequence GTGCGTAGTTCCCTCGAACCGGTCGCCCTTCCGGCGAACCAGCCGCCGCAGTTCTACCGTGGCGGTGAGGCGATCGCGGCGCTGCGCGGCGCGGACGGGGATCCGCGGGCGTTCGGGCCTGAGGACTGGGTCGCTTCCACCACGAGCCTGTTCGGCCAGGGCACGGCGGGGCTGAGCCGATTGCCCGACGGTCGCTGGCTACGGGACGCGGTACGCGCCGACCCCGAAGGCTGGCTCGGCGCCGAACACGCGGCCGCCTTCGCCGGCTCCACGGCGTTGCTGGTGAAACTGCTGGACGCCGGGCAGCGGCTGCCGGTGCACTTCCACCCCTCGGATGCCTTCGCCCGGCGGCATTTCGACTCGCACTTCGGCAAGGCCGAGGCCTGGATCGTCATCGGTACCGCCGGCGAGGACCCGCGCGTGCACGCCGGGTTCCGGCAGGCCCACGGCGTGGCGGAGATCGAGGAATGGGTTCGTACCCAGGACTCCCCCACCATGCTCGACGCGTTGAACAGCGTGCCGGTCCGGCCGGGGGACACGGTGTACATCCCCGCGGGTCTACCGCACGCCATCGGTTCCGGCGTCTTCGTCGTGGAGCTACAGCAACCGACCGACTTCTCCCTCACCCTGGAATGGCGGGACTTCCTCGCCGGCCCGGACAAGGGTCATCTCGGGCTCGGTTTCGCCACCGCGCTGGAGGCGCTGGACACCTCGGCGTGGGACGCGCGGCGGCTGGACACCCTGATCAGGCGTACCGGCGCCGAGCAGGAGACCACGGTGAACCTGCTGGCGGGCAGGGCTTCCCGTTACTTCCGTGCCGAGCAGCTCCGGCCGCGCGGCGCACTGGCCCTCGACCCCTCGTTCGCGGTGCTGGTGGTGCTGGAGGGAAGCGGCGTGCTGCGCACCGAGCGCGGCGGCAAGCAGGAGCTCGCACGCGGGGACACCCTGGTCGTGCCGCACGGGGCAGGGGAAACCGAAGTGGAGGGTGAACTGACGGTGATCCGCTGCCGCCCACCCGCACCGGGTAAGGAGAAAACCGATGGCTGA
- a CDS encoding ATP-binding cassette domain-containing protein, with protein sequence MADNGLLEARDLVKTYGSVEALRGASFQAKPGEVTALIGDNGAGKSTLVKCLSGAERPDSGSILLDGAEIELDSPTAARGLGIETVYQDLAVAPELDPAANLFLGREVYRKGLLGKLGMLDKAEMRRRAVEEFARLGVTLQNTDVPIGSLSGGQRQSVAVARSVVWASKVVFMDEPTAALGVLQRERVLDVVRRVRDEGIAVVLISHNMPEVLSVADRVEVLRLGARVARFTAKDTKLEDLVAAMTGALTQEEAA encoded by the coding sequence ATGGCTGACAACGGCTTGCTGGAGGCACGGGACCTGGTCAAGACCTACGGTTCGGTCGAGGCATTGCGCGGCGCTTCGTTCCAGGCCAAGCCGGGTGAGGTGACCGCACTCATCGGGGACAACGGTGCCGGGAAATCCACATTGGTCAAATGCCTCTCCGGTGCGGAACGACCGGATTCCGGGAGCATCCTGCTGGACGGTGCCGAGATCGAGCTGGACTCGCCGACCGCGGCCCGCGGGCTCGGGATCGAGACGGTCTACCAGGACCTCGCGGTGGCACCGGAGCTGGATCCCGCCGCGAACCTCTTCCTGGGCAGGGAGGTGTATCGCAAGGGGCTGCTCGGCAAGCTCGGCATGCTGGACAAGGCCGAGATGCGCAGGCGTGCCGTCGAGGAGTTCGCCCGGCTCGGCGTGACACTGCAGAACACGGATGTGCCGATCGGCTCGCTGTCCGGCGGGCAACGGCAGAGCGTGGCGGTCGCCCGCTCGGTGGTGTGGGCCAGCAAGGTCGTGTTCATGGACGAGCCCACCGCGGCGCTGGGCGTCCTGCAACGAGAGCGGGTGCTGGACGTGGTCCGCAGGGTGCGGGACGAGGGCATCGCGGTGGTGTTGATCAGCCACAACATGCCCGAGGTGCTCTCGGTGGCCGACCGGGTCGAGGTGCTGCGCCTCGGCGCCAGGGTGGCGCGGTTCACCGCGAAGGACACCAAACTCGAGGACCTCGTCGCCGCCATGACCGGCGCGCTCACGCAGGAGGAAGCAGCGTGA
- a CDS encoding ABC transporter permease: MLSSNTFWIFLVLLALLVVFSLLRPNVFPTFQNAQLLLIETSVLLVLAVGMTFVITTAGIDLSVGSVLIFSGMVAAKTMEWLSPNGDATNAGWGVISVGLVTGVLAGAAWGLINGALVALAKIPPLIVTLGTMGAALGAANLLNGGSDINTVPRELNQTLGYGTSLGVVPNIVLVAVIITVIGAWLLHTTRYGRYTYAIGSNREAARRSGIGVTRHLLTVYLLTGFLAGIAGFMSLAYYASTTIAAHTLDNLDAISAVVLGGTSLFGGVGSMIGTVIGVFIPAVLTKGFNIVGVQDFWQQIALGAVLIAAVWFDQQRRRARNSR, encoded by the coding sequence ATGCTGTCCAGCAACACTTTCTGGATCTTCCTGGTGCTGCTCGCCTTGCTGGTGGTGTTCAGCCTGCTCCGGCCGAACGTCTTCCCCACCTTCCAGAACGCGCAGTTGCTGCTGATCGAGACCTCGGTGCTGCTGGTACTCGCGGTGGGGATGACGTTCGTGATCACCACGGCGGGCATCGACCTCTCGGTGGGCTCGGTGCTGATCTTCTCCGGGATGGTCGCGGCCAAGACCATGGAGTGGCTCAGCCCGAACGGTGACGCCACGAACGCGGGCTGGGGCGTGATCAGCGTCGGGCTGGTCACCGGCGTGCTGGCCGGTGCCGCCTGGGGGCTGATCAACGGCGCGCTGGTGGCGCTGGCCAAGATCCCGCCGCTGATCGTCACCCTGGGGACGATGGGGGCCGCGCTGGGTGCGGCGAACCTGCTCAACGGCGGCTCGGATATCAACACCGTGCCGAGGGAGCTGAACCAGACGCTCGGCTACGGGACCTCGCTCGGCGTGGTGCCCAACATCGTGCTGGTCGCGGTGATCATCACGGTGATCGGCGCCTGGCTGCTGCACACCACCCGCTACGGCCGCTACACCTACGCGATCGGCTCCAACCGTGAGGCGGCCCGGCGTTCCGGGATCGGGGTCACCAGGCACCTGCTGACGGTGTACCTGCTGACCGGGTTCCTCGCCGGGATCGCCGGGTTCATGTCCCTGGCGTACTACGCCTCCACCACCATCGCCGCGCACACCCTGGACAACCTGGACGCGATCTCCGCCGTGGTGCTCGGCGGTACCAGCCTGTTCGGCGGGGTCGGCTCGATGATCGGCACGGTGATCGGGGTGTTCATCCCGGCAGTGTTGACCAAGGGTTTCAACATCGTCGGGGTACAGGACTTCTGGCAGCAGATCGCGCTCGGTGCGGTGCTGATCGCCGCGGTCTGGTTCGACCAGCAGCGCAGGCGGGCCCGCAACAGCCGGTGA
- a CDS encoding ABC transporter substrate-binding protein: MKKSSLTTIGALLAATALLAACGGQVGDTGGDAEQTDNKNLVLVTGTQNEPFYISLRCGAEAAAEQAGYQITTQEPAKFDATLQTEKVNALVGNPPGALIIAPTDENAMKAPIEQVKNQGSKIVEVDTALADDSVAASSISSDNTEGGKLAAQTLAELVGEESGSVLLLDTIAGTSTTNERAAGFEEELQNYPNLKSVGVQFTDNEPAEAAGEVTAAISAHPDLIGIFATNLNTGEGAATGLRNAGKVGEVNLVGFDASPSEVDGLRKGEFQALIAQDPAAIGRQGVEQAVSAIEGKSVERKITADLHALTQENMTANEEYFYKQQC; the protein is encoded by the coding sequence ATGAAGAAGTCATCGCTCACCACGATCGGGGCCCTGCTGGCCGCGACGGCCTTGCTGGCGGCCTGCGGCGGGCAGGTCGGGGACACCGGTGGAGACGCGGAGCAGACCGACAACAAGAACCTGGTGCTGGTCACCGGCACGCAGAACGAGCCATTCTACATCTCGCTGCGCTGCGGCGCCGAGGCCGCGGCCGAGCAGGCCGGGTACCAGATCACCACCCAGGAACCCGCCAAGTTCGACGCGACGCTGCAGACCGAGAAGGTGAACGCGCTGGTCGGCAACCCGCCGGGTGCGCTGATCATCGCGCCGACCGACGAGAACGCGATGAAGGCGCCGATCGAGCAGGTGAAGAACCAGGGCTCGAAGATCGTCGAGGTGGACACCGCGCTCGCCGACGATTCGGTCGCCGCGTCCTCGATCTCCTCGGACAACACCGAGGGCGGCAAGCTCGCCGCGCAAACCCTTGCCGAGCTGGTCGGCGAGGAGTCCGGCTCGGTACTGCTGCTGGACACCATCGCGGGCACCTCCACCACGAACGAGCGTGCCGCGGGCTTCGAGGAGGAACTGCAGAACTACCCGAACCTGAAGTCCGTCGGCGTCCAGTTCACCGACAACGAGCCGGCCGAGGCGGCGGGCGAGGTGACCGCGGCGATCTCGGCGCACCCGGACCTGATCGGCATCTTCGCCACCAACCTGAACACCGGCGAAGGAGCCGCCACCGGCCTGCGCAACGCCGGAAAGGTCGGCGAGGTCAACCTGGTCGGCTTCGACGCCAGCCCCTCCGAGGTCGACGGCCTGCGCAAAGGCGAGTTCCAGGCACTGATCGCCCAGGACCCGGCCGCGATCGGCCGCCAGGGCGTCGAGCAGGCGGTGTCCGCGATCGAGGGCAAGTCGGTGGAACGCAAGATCACCGCCGACCTGCACGCGCTGACCCAGGAGAACATGACCGCCAACGAGGAGTACTTCTACAAGCAGCAGTGCTGA